One window of Flavobacteriales bacterium genomic DNA carries:
- a CDS encoding DUF4256 domain-containing protein → MDKQLSVDQRDALLSALQARFDKNMPRHKDLKWADVVARLKAHPEKLRALDAMEETGGEPDVVGRDKKSGAFIFMDCSAESPKGRRSVCYDRESLESRKEHRPANSAMDMAAEMSIEILTEEQYLELQKLGEFDLKTSSWVLTSPAVRKLGGALFCDRRYDQVFTYHNGAQSYYGVRGFRGVLRV, encoded by the coding sequence ATGGACAAACAACTTTCAGTGGATCAGCGGGATGCATTGCTCAGCGCATTGCAAGCCCGTTTTGACAAGAACATGCCCCGGCACAAGGACCTGAAATGGGCTGACGTGGTAGCCCGGCTGAAGGCGCATCCGGAAAAGCTGCGTGCGCTGGATGCCATGGAAGAGACCGGAGGCGAGCCGGACGTGGTGGGCCGGGACAAGAAGAGCGGTGCGTTCATCTTCATGGATTGCTCCGCGGAAAGCCCGAAAGGCCGCCGCAGTGTTTGCTACGACCGCGAAAGCTTGGAGAGCCGAAAGGAACACCGGCCGGCGAATAGCGCGATGGACATGGCCGCTGAGATGAGCATCGAGATCTTGACCGAAGAGCAATACCTGGAGTTGCAAAAACTCGGTGAGTTCGACCTGAAGACATCAAGCTGGGTGCTGACGTCACCTGCAGTACGCAAGCTTGGCGGCGCGCTCTTCTGCGATCGCCGCTACGACCAGGTGTTCACCTACCACAACGGGGCACAGTCGTACTATGGGGTGCGGGGCTTTCGGGGGGTGTTGCGGGTATGA